The DNA region CGAAGCTATGGCTGAAATTGTGAACCTCCGGCGCGCGCGCAAAGCCAAGGCGCGCGTAAATGCTGAAGCCGACGCGAACGCTAATCGCGTTCAATTCGGCCGCACCAAAGCGGAGAGGCAATTGACCAAAGCGGAGAAGGAGGCCGCCGAACGCAAGCTCGACGGGCACAAGAGAAATGATGACATTGACGAGTAGTGGAGCACTGCAAAAGCGTTCGATGCGGATCGCGGGTCACCGCACTTCGTTGGCGCTGGAGCAAGAATTTTGGGCGGGCCTTGAGCGCATTGCGCGCGCGCGTACGCAGAGCCTGCCGGTGCTAATCGCCTCGATCGACGAAAAGCGCGCGAAAGACACCCCGGAAGCCTCGCTCGCCTCCGCCGTGCGCGTGTTCGTCCTCGAGCACAAACTCTAAGCAGAGCGCGCGCTCAATCTGAGCGCGCTATTGCTGCAACGGCCGACCATAGAGAACCAGCGCGTAATAGCATGGCTGCACCGTGCAGGCGTGCATCTGGGCGCGCACGGTGAACGGCCCCGTCCATTGCGGCGCAACAGCGACCACGGGCGTCGCGTCCGTCATGTTGTCCTGCGACACGACGTTATTGTTCTGGTCGTAGAGAAAGAGGTCAAGGTCGCTGCAATCGTTGTCGCAAACGCCGATGATGCGATAATCACCACCAGCTTCGAGCGTCGCCGGCGTATCCGCGAAGGCGCCTTGTTGTAGCGAGCCGCTCACTGGCTCTGACATGCGCTGGAAGCCTTGCGAAGCGAAGCTCTGCTCGACCTGCGCCAAGCGATCCAACATCTGCTGCTGATAGTTTACGGCGGGCTGCGCCGGGACGACGGGCTGAACCGTTGTCGGATTTTCGGCGACCACCTGTGTTTCATCCGGGATCATCGAGCCGATGATGCCGAGCACGACCACGGTCGCCACCACGGCGCCGACGATCCAAACCCAAACCGGCACGCCCTTCTTTTTCTCAGACGACGCCTGCGCCGCGGGCGGCGCGCTAAAGCTTTGTGACGCAACTGGCGGCGCCGCCGCAGCGCGCGGTGGCGGTTCCGGCGCACGCGGCGTCGGCTGGCTCGCGGCAAAGCGCTTCACCGCATCGGCAAAGCGGCGCCAATTCGGATCGTCCATAGC from Vitreimonas flagellata includes:
- a CDS encoding DUF4169 family protein, coding for MAEIVNLRRARKAKARVNAEADANANRVQFGRTKAERQLTKAEKEAAERKLDGHKRNDDIDE
- a CDS encoding ribbon-helix-helix domain-containing protein produces the protein MRIAGHRTSLALEQEFWAGLERIARARTQSLPVLIASIDEKRAKDTPEASLASAVRVFVLEHKL
- a CDS encoding toll/interleukin-1 receptor domain-containing protein, with protein sequence MADVFLSYAREDRERAEQVANALTQDGVDVFWDNEIPPGTTWADFIEQKLAQCKALIVLWSQHSTTSQWVREEARMGRDKGVLIPVMIDGSNPPFGFGEVQSANLASWNGAMDDPNWRRFADAVKRFAASQPTPRAPEPPPRAAAAPPVASQSFSAPPAAQASSEKKKGVPVWVWIVGAVVATVVVLGIIGSMIPDETQVVAENPTTVQPVVPAQPAVNYQQQMLDRLAQVEQSFASQGFQRMSEPVSGSLQQGAFADTPATLEAGGDYRIIGVCDNDCSDLDLFLYDQNNNVVSQDNMTDATPVVAVAPQWTGPFTVRAQMHACTVQPCYYALVLYGRPLQQ